From the genome of Nicotiana sylvestris chromosome 2, ASM39365v2, whole genome shotgun sequence, one region includes:
- the LOC138886072 gene encoding uncharacterized protein, with product MDSDPSEIMGSIEEDPFKDPHESSIRVVSTTPTVDRPGFPQAQNYVKVFEDTSSSEVQDSPQSWESVNQGSSVYVMGYEEEEDSSRAKRRKVTDRDMKILLRNEEVLCTGEDIAESYLGWRMFFNGETNFKGVGNGAVLISESEQHYPPSAKIRFPCTNNMAEYEACILGIRMEVDLKIKELLVIGDSNLLIHQVQGEWTTKNVKILPYLHCVKELYKKFTKIDFKHIPRIQNKFSDSLATLSSMTQYLYKN from the exons atggattcagacCCATCAGAGATCATGGGTTCTATCGAGGAGGATCCATTCAAGGATCCACATGAGTCATCCATTCGAGTTGTTTCGACCACTCCGACAGTAGATAgg CCAGgattccctcaggctcaaaactatgtcaaggtatttgaggacaccagctcttctgaggttcaggatagtccacagtcttgggagtccgtcaatcaaggttcgtcggtgtatgttatgggatacgaAGAGGAAGAGGATAGTAGTCGGGCtaagaggaggaaggtaactgataGGGACATGAAGATTCTTCTTAGAA ACGAAGAAGTGTTATGCAccggagaagacattgcagagtcATACCTAGGGTGGAGAATGTTCTTCAACGGAGAAACAAATTTCAAGGGAGTAGGAAATGGGGCAGTCCTAATTTCAGAATCAGAACAACATTATCCGCCGTCAGCAAAGAtaaggttcccttgcaccaataatatggccgagtacgaagcatgcattctcGGGATTAGGATGGAGGTtgatttgaaaatcaaggagCTTCTGGTCATAGGAGATTCTAATCTATTGatacatcaagttcaaggagaaTGGACTACCAAGAACGTCAAGATCCTTCCGTATCTGCATTGTGTAAAGGAGCTATACAAGAAGTTCACAAAGATCGATTTtaagcatattccaaggattcagaACAAGTTTTCCGACTCTCTCGCAACCTTGTCATCCATGACCCAATATCTATATAAGAATTAA